Part of the Microbacterium sp. Clip185 genome is shown below.
GTCGCGCGATGAGCCGGCCGAGCGGTGAGGGACGCACCGACGAGCAGCACTACGACGACGGGATGCGGGTGCGCCGCGAGGTGCTCGGCGACGCCCACGTCGATCGTGCCGTCGCCGGCACCGTCCCCGAGACCGCGGACTTCCAGGACCTGATCACGCGTTACGCCTGGGGTGACATCTGGTCGCGGCCGGGTCTTGCCCGACGCGACCGCTCGATCGCGGTGCTGACGGCGCTCATCGCTCTCGGTCATCACGAGGAGTTCGCGATGCACGTGCGCGCCGCCCAACGCAACGGACTGAGCCGCGACGAGATCGTCGAAGTCGTGCTGCAGTCGGCGATCTACTGCGGCGTGCCGGCGGCGAACACCGCGTTCCGCATCGTCAAAGACGTCTTCGCGGAGGAGTGATCAGTCGGCGGCGCCGGGCTGTCCCTGACGCTGCAGGTCTGCCCGATACCGCCGAGGCGAGGTGCCGTATCGCCGGGTGAAGGCGCTCGAGACGGTGGCGGGGTCGGGAAAGCCCCACCGCGCGGCGATCGTGCCGATGCTCTCGCGGG
Proteins encoded:
- the pcaC gene encoding 4-carboxymuconolactone decarboxylase — encoded protein: MSRPSGEGRTDEQHYDDGMRVRREVLGDAHVDRAVAGTVPETADFQDLITRYAWGDIWSRPGLARRDRSIAVLTALIALGHHEEFAMHVRAAQRNGLSRDEIVEVVLQSAIYCGVPAANTAFRIVKDVFAEE